CTATATCGCCACCAAGTCCAGCTATCTCAAATGATGTACTAGCTATGATGCCACGTCTTGGCAAGTAATAATCATCGGTGCTATTATATGTTAAAGCCGGAGTTATAGCGCTTTTTATAGCCTTGCCTTCTCTATAAATTTCTTTTCCAGTTTTTTCGTTGATATTTTTTAGCTCATCATCTTTTAGAGTAACTTTACTTTGCTCGATATTATAAGTAAGTGATGCACTTAAATTTCTAGTTAATTTTCTACCAAGTGTTGTGCTAAAGCCGTAGCTTCTCTCTTTATATGTTCTCCAGTCATAGTCATTTGCGTAAAGTGTTCCACCAAGGCTATACTCTGAGTCAAAAATTCTTGGGTTTGTAAGACTTATCTGGCCTGAAAGCTCTCTGTCGCTCTTATCTACGCTTACTTGTCCTTGAAGACCAGAGCCAAAGATATTTGTATCAGAAAGTGCTGCATTTAGTAGTAGTCCGTCACTGCTGCCGTATCCGATACCGCCGCTTATTGAGCCAGTTGAGGCTTCTTTTACTTTTACTTTTAGATCGACTGTATTTTTATCGACTGGATCTTCTTCTATCTCGACATCGTCAAAGTAGCTTGTTCTTTTTAGCGCATCTTTTGAGTCTTGAAGGTCGGTTCTACTATATAAATTTCCTTCAGTTAGATAAAGTTCGCGTCTTACAACGCGGTCAACAGTCCTATCGTTTCCTGAAATTTGAACATTTCTTATATATACTTTTTCTCCAGGATCGACTTCATAGTCAATATCGACAGTTTTATTTTCATCAAATTTATCAGTCTTTGGATAGACTTTTACAAATGCATAACCTTTATCAGCAACCATATCATCGAGCTTTTTCATATCTTGGCGAAGCCTTGCTGAGTTCATCGTATCGCCAGCCTCAAGTCTAAAGTCATCTATGATCTTTTTAGTATCAAGTCCTAGCTCTTCAGGTGCTGTGATGCTTACATTTGAAACCTTATAAGGCTCGCCCTCGTGGATGTAGTATGTAAGATCAGCTGTGTAGTTATCAAATGACGCATTTAGGTAAGGTGATGAAACTGTCGCATCTAGATAACCTTTTTGAAAATATTTATCTTGAATCCTTGCTGGGTCGTTTTCAAGTTCAAAAAGTTTAACTTTTCCGTCGTTTCTGCCCCAAAGCCAGCCCATAAATTCTCTACTTTTGTTTGCAACTACTGGCTCGATATCGTCATAGTCAAATTCTTTTGCCCCGACTAAATTTACATTTTTGATTATCATA
This genomic interval from Campylobacter concisus contains the following:
- the bamA gene encoding outer membrane protein assembly factor BamA, coding for MKKKLFLLALAFSGLSAQTIQSINFKGLIHLSPEVASQIMGLKVGQDLTPKLSDKAITNLYKQNYFDDIYIEDTGNGNLLVAVKEKPSVARVDLKGVVTNDKTAIESLINIKPGNMYDELTIEKTKERIRQYYESKGYFDTVVDVEKQPVADNDSSLFITLNINRGENMIIKNVNLVGAKEFDYDDIEPVVANKSREFMGWLWGRNDGKVKLFELENDPARIQDKYFQKGYLDATVSSPYLNASFDNYTADLTYYIHEGEPYKVSNVSITAPEELGLDTKKIIDDFRLEAGDTMNSARLRQDMKKLDDMVADKGYAFVKVYPKTDKFDENKTVDIDYEVDPGEKVYIRNVQISGNDRTVDRVVRRELYLTEGNLYSRTDLQDSKDALKRTSYFDDVEIEEDPVDKNTVDLKVKVKEASTGSISGGIGYGSSDGLLLNAALSDTNIFGSGLQGQVSVDKSDRELSGQISLTNPRIFDSEYSLGGTLYANDYDWRTYKERSYGFSTTLGRKLTRNLSASLTYNIEQSKVTLKDDELKNINEKTGKEIYREGKAIKSAITPALTYNSTDDYYLPRRGIIASTSFEIAGLGGDIDFIKNRTNFNYYLGLREYIDYDLILRYKASFGKIWERGYTPINERLYLGGIRSLRGYESRTVSPKVKYNGDYYEYGGETSFNNSAEISFPIIDRVKMRGVVFYDYGMIGENSLNEIKRSSVGTGIEWITPIGPLQLIFAKALKPKEGDDTNTFEFTIGRRF